Proteins from a genomic interval of Undibacterium parvum:
- the otnI gene encoding 2-oxo-tetronate isomerase, producing MPKFAANLSMMFNEVAFPQRFAAAAAAGFKAVEFLFPYEHSPQQLASWLQQNHLENVLFNLPPGDWGAGERGIAALPGREVEFKTGVARALEYALALGTKRLHMMAGILAADADPLVYRAQYLSNLGYAARAMAEHGICLMIEAINPRDMPGYFINTQAQAHALREECGEPNVKVQMDFYHAQIVEGDLSMCLRKHFDGIGHVQIASVPSRNEPDQGEVNYPYLFNLLDELGYEGWIGCEYRPRGRTEDGLGWLQKAMQQTAIKIK from the coding sequence ATGCCAAAATTTGCAGCTAATCTGAGTATGATGTTTAACGAAGTCGCCTTCCCACAGCGTTTTGCCGCTGCCGCTGCAGCAGGCTTTAAAGCGGTGGAATTTTTGTTTCCGTACGAGCATTCGCCACAGCAGCTCGCGTCTTGGCTGCAGCAAAACCATTTGGAAAACGTTTTATTTAATCTACCGCCTGGTGATTGGGGTGCAGGCGAGCGCGGTATCGCTGCCCTGCCTGGTCGCGAGGTGGAATTTAAAACTGGCGTGGCGCGTGCGCTTGAATATGCATTAGCTCTGGGGACCAAGCGTCTGCATATGATGGCGGGAATCCTAGCTGCCGATGCCGATCCTCTGGTATATCGAGCGCAGTATTTGAGCAACCTAGGCTATGCGGCACGCGCAATGGCTGAACACGGTATCTGCTTAATGATAGAAGCAATCAACCCCAGAGACATGCCGGGATATTTTATCAACACTCAGGCGCAAGCCCATGCCCTGCGCGAAGAATGCGGCGAGCCCAACGTCAAAGTACAAATGGATTTTTATCACGCACAAATCGTCGAGGGTGATTTGTCTATGTGCTTGCGAAAGCACTTCGATGGCATCGGTCATGTACAGATCGCCAGCGTTCCCAGTCGCAATGAACCGGACCAGGGTGAAGTGAACTACCCTTACCTATTTAATTTACTCGATGAACTCGGATATGAAGGCTGGATAGGCTGCGAATACCGTCCGCGCGGACGCACGGAAGACGGACTGGGATGGCTACAAAAAGCGATGCAGCAGACCGCCATAAAAATCAAATAA
- a CDS encoding bifunctional diguanylate cyclase/phosphodiesterase gives MSMYRQLWLAIILSTLLASIGSLLASTLNSRAYLNEQLRMKNADNATVLALSLSQKNIDAVELELVVAALFDSGHYSSISVSDSNGKEFITRVAAPEKTAVPAWFIQAFPILSTPGQAQISSGWKQLGTVSLVTQSSFAYQTLWQSTKDMMATLALSGLIAGYLGTLILRRLRKPLSAVIAQANAMTERRFIIAPESKVPELRQLSTAMNSTVSLLKSMFAEEAERLETLRRQANTDPVSGVANRSHFMAQLHVMVEAEDAPAGSLIMLRLSHLAEINKQLGRNKVDTLLKRLGAVLNHQASQLPEAFAARMNGTDFALLFRQTDAALVAASVLDLISKELAEIENNPVTAYLGYGQFEFGISPGALLSQVDEALASAEIGGVSAVRQAAPLDIAQAPRSSEEWSKLIHRALEQQWVKLALFPVVDFAKKTSHAESALRLMFGGEWFPAGRFLPIAERLGLTDKLDLAAINLGLNELSRNSQMDDIAINLSAQSIQNPAFREQLRALLLSRPAVSKRLWLEVPENGVFANLDAFRAFHRDVSASGCKLGVEHFGRQFDKINLLHDLKLDYVKVDAGFIRGIDMNAGNLAFVKGIGSIVHRMGLQIFAEGVSSSGELSSLSELGIDGVTGPMIGQSTETS, from the coding sequence ATGTCAATGTATCGCCAACTTTGGCTTGCCATCATACTCAGCACCTTGCTCGCCTCTATCGGCAGTTTGCTGGCCTCCACCCTCAATTCGCGCGCCTACCTCAACGAGCAGTTGCGCATGAAAAATGCCGACAATGCGACAGTACTGGCACTTTCCCTGAGCCAAAAAAATATCGATGCCGTTGAGCTTGAGTTAGTCGTTGCTGCTCTGTTTGACAGCGGTCACTATAGTTCGATTAGCGTTAGCGACAGCAACGGCAAAGAATTCATCACACGCGTTGCCGCGCCTGAAAAAACCGCGGTTCCGGCCTGGTTCATCCAAGCTTTCCCGATACTATCAACACCTGGCCAGGCACAAATTAGCAGTGGCTGGAAACAATTGGGCACGGTCTCGCTCGTGACGCAGAGTAGCTTTGCCTACCAGACCTTGTGGCAATCCACCAAAGACATGATGGCGACACTAGCCTTGTCCGGCTTGATCGCCGGTTATTTAGGGACCCTCATCTTACGACGTTTACGAAAACCGCTCAGCGCCGTCATCGCACAAGCTAACGCCATGACTGAGCGCCGGTTTATTATCGCTCCAGAATCGAAGGTGCCAGAATTACGGCAATTATCGACGGCCATGAATTCCACAGTTAGTTTACTTAAATCCATGTTCGCAGAAGAAGCCGAACGCTTGGAAACCTTGCGTCGGCAGGCCAATACCGACCCTGTCTCAGGCGTGGCCAACCGTAGCCATTTTATGGCGCAATTGCATGTCATGGTTGAGGCTGAAGACGCCCCGGCAGGTAGTCTAATCATGTTGCGTCTATCGCATTTGGCAGAGATCAATAAGCAACTTGGTCGTAATAAGGTCGATACTCTACTCAAAAGACTCGGTGCTGTATTGAACCATCAAGCAAGCCAATTGCCGGAAGCTTTTGCAGCGCGCATGAACGGCACCGATTTTGCCTTATTGTTCCGGCAAACCGATGCAGCCCTGGTGGCGGCTTCAGTCTTGGACTTAATCTCTAAGGAACTGGCCGAAATCGAGAATAATCCTGTCACTGCTTACCTAGGTTACGGTCAATTTGAATTTGGAATTTCTCCAGGCGCCCTGCTATCTCAAGTGGACGAAGCCTTGGCCAGCGCAGAGATAGGCGGCGTCAGCGCAGTACGACAGGCTGCGCCTTTAGATATAGCGCAAGCACCAAGAAGCAGTGAAGAATGGTCAAAACTAATTCATCGAGCACTCGAGCAGCAGTGGGTAAAATTGGCGCTGTTCCCAGTAGTCGATTTCGCGAAAAAAACTTCGCATGCGGAATCCGCCCTGCGCCTCATGTTTGGTGGAGAATGGTTTCCGGCTGGCCGTTTCCTGCCGATTGCAGAGCGCCTGGGATTGACCGATAAACTCGATTTAGCAGCGATCAATTTAGGCCTTAATGAGTTGAGTCGAAATAGCCAGATGGACGATATCGCGATTAATTTATCGGCGCAATCGATACAAAATCCAGCTTTCAGAGAGCAATTACGCGCCCTACTGTTATCGCGCCCGGCTGTCAGCAAGCGTTTGTGGCTGGAGGTGCCAGAGAACGGCGTATTTGCCAACCTCGACGCATTTCGAGCCTTCCATCGCGACGTCAGCGCCAGTGGTTGCAAACTAGGAGTGGAACATTTTGGACGGCAATTCGACAAGATCAATCTCTTGCATGATCTTAAACTCGACTATGTCAAAGTTGATGCGGGCTTCATCCGTGGCATAGACATGAATGCCGGAAATCTAGCCTTCGTCAAAGGCATAGGCTCTATCGTGCACAGGATGGGCTTGCAAATATTTGCAGAGGGCGTGAGCTCTAGCGGCGAATTATCCAGTCTATCTGAGCTTGGCATCGATGGCGTCACCGGACCAATGATAGGTCAATCGACCGAGACTAGCTAA
- a CDS encoding transglutaminase-like cysteine peptidase yields the protein MPTPLRLLSTFSKLAFVVLSSLVLIPGNALDLGRIQASLKNLGGNQQVFVEWSAVMQSYGEATIETKLQKVNEFFNRKILYTDDLEAWGQSDYWATPMESLAKGKGDCEDYVIAKYFTLLNMNIPDKQLRLIYVKARIGGPASNVQQAHMVLAYYASGEAEPLILDNLISEIRPASRRSDLFPVFSFNGQGVFAGAAANAALGPGGTGRLSRWQDLLERARREGFD from the coding sequence TTGCCTACGCCACTACGTTTATTGTCGACATTTTCAAAATTGGCTTTCGTAGTGCTGAGCTCACTCGTGCTTATTCCTGGCAATGCGCTGGATCTGGGGCGAATACAAGCTAGCTTAAAAAATCTGGGCGGGAATCAACAAGTTTTTGTCGAGTGGAGCGCTGTCATGCAAAGCTATGGCGAGGCGACGATTGAAACGAAATTGCAAAAGGTGAATGAGTTTTTTAATCGAAAAATTCTGTACACCGATGATCTAGAGGCATGGGGGCAATCTGATTATTGGGCTACGCCCATGGAAAGTTTAGCCAAAGGTAAGGGCGATTGTGAAGACTATGTGATCGCAAAATATTTCACTTTGCTCAATATGAACATCCCAGATAAACAGCTGCGACTCATTTACGTTAAGGCGCGTATCGGTGGCCCTGCTAGCAATGTACAACAAGCGCATATGGTGTTGGCATACTACGCCTCCGGTGAGGCCGAACCTTTAATCCTTGATAATCTTATTTCCGAGATTCGACCAGCCTCACGACGCAGCGATTTGTTTCCTGTTTTTAGTTTTAATGGTCAGGGTGTGTTTGCCGGTGCCGCCGCCAATGCCGCACTTGGCCCCGGTGGCACCGGTCGTTTAAGCCGCTGGCAAGACCTGCTAGAGCGTGCCCGTCGCGAAGGATTTGATTGA
- a CDS encoding TolC family outer membrane protein, producing MQIRLRKKYLALTLAFLPLYACAQVQTLKDATQQAILSNPEVLARWHNFQAAGSEREAAAGGYLPSVNLSAGAGRDQNENRLGKSDFNRNGATLSLNQMLYDGFSTRNEVKRLDHTRLVKLFELRDASESVALEVIRAYSDILRYRKLVGLAEDNYVRHRTVFEQIQRKVSAGAGRRVDLEQISGRLALAEANLLTETSNLHDVSARFHRLVGTQANKNLENPALLSKDMPSDIGAALALANKQHPSLLAAIENIRSVQSSQQARRASYQPRVDFRARTEHGNNIDSISGRTNNNTAEVVLSWNLFNGGSDSARVRQSADLINLAQDQRDKACRDVRQNVVIAFNDTRKLTEQLSYLDQHQLSIEKARDAYRQQFDIGQRSLLDLLDTENELFQAKRSFIGAEYDLLYAYARTHAGMGSLYSALGITQQDAGPLPNMENNDRDDVPQNCPLEATEIYVVDKVALNARANQQIGQVPAAIAKNPLPTTPISVAPNLSASKTAVLNGLQKWREAWMGMNPQAYFEMYSKKYTSRESWKSARKARLLGAQKIALNLSDIKVAIQDEKHMTTSFRQDYQSPGYKDVLEKTLYWEEIGGTWLIVNETVDGPPNAKQW from the coding sequence ATGCAAATACGCTTACGTAAAAAATACTTAGCATTGACCCTGGCATTTTTACCACTGTATGCCTGCGCACAAGTACAAACTTTAAAAGATGCAACCCAGCAGGCTATTCTATCCAACCCGGAAGTACTAGCACGCTGGCACAACTTTCAGGCGGCGGGTTCAGAGCGTGAAGCCGCTGCTGGCGGCTACTTACCGAGCGTAAATCTGAGTGCTGGCGCCGGGCGTGATCAAAACGAAAATCGTTTGGGGAAATCCGACTTTAATCGCAATGGCGCCACCTTAAGCTTGAATCAAATGCTTTACGATGGCTTTTCCACGCGCAACGAGGTCAAACGTCTTGATCACACGCGCCTGGTAAAACTATTTGAACTTCGTGATGCCTCTGAGAGCGTTGCCTTGGAAGTGATACGTGCGTATTCGGACATTTTACGTTACCGGAAATTAGTTGGATTGGCAGAGGACAACTACGTACGTCACCGCACGGTTTTCGAACAAATACAAAGAAAAGTCAGCGCGGGTGCAGGGCGCCGTGTCGACCTAGAACAAATCTCTGGACGGCTTGCCTTAGCTGAGGCTAATTTACTGACCGAGACTTCGAATTTACACGATGTCAGTGCCCGCTTTCATCGTCTGGTTGGCACCCAAGCGAATAAGAATTTAGAAAACCCTGCCTTGCTGAGCAAGGATATGCCATCCGATATTGGCGCAGCCCTAGCTTTGGCGAATAAACAGCATCCTAGTCTGCTAGCAGCCATAGAAAACATACGCTCGGTACAAAGCTCGCAACAGGCACGCCGCGCCAGCTATCAGCCCCGGGTTGATTTTCGTGCGCGAACTGAGCACGGAAATAACATAGACAGTATTAGCGGTCGTACCAATAACAACACCGCCGAAGTTGTTCTATCTTGGAATTTATTTAACGGCGGTAGCGACAGTGCTCGCGTACGTCAATCCGCCGACCTGATCAATTTGGCACAAGATCAGCGTGACAAAGCTTGTAGAGATGTGCGCCAGAATGTGGTCATCGCATTTAACGACACGCGCAAACTCACCGAGCAGTTAAGCTACCTAGATCAACACCAATTGTCGATAGAAAAGGCCCGTGATGCGTATCGCCAGCAATTCGATATTGGCCAAAGATCTTTGCTCGATTTACTCGATACTGAGAACGAATTATTTCAGGCCAAGCGATCGTTTATTGGTGCCGAATACGACTTGTTGTACGCGTATGCCAGAACCCATGCCGGTATGGGCTCGTTGTATAGTGCTTTGGGAATTACCCAGCAAGACGCAGGTCCATTGCCGAACATGGAGAATAATGACCGCGACGATGTACCTCAAAATTGCCCATTAGAAGCAACTGAGATCTATGTTGTGGATAAAGTCGCCCTAAACGCACGTGCCAACCAACAAATTGGCCAAGTGCCCGCCGCGATTGCAAAAAACCCTCTACCAACAACGCCAATAAGCGTAGCACCAAATTTATCGGCATCAAAAACCGCAGTACTCAATGGGCTGCAAAAATGGCGTGAAGCCTGGATGGGCATGAATCCTCAAGCGTATTTTGAGATGTATTCAAAAAAATACACGTCTCGCGAATCATGGAAATCTGCGCGGAAAGCCCGGCTACTGGGAGCGCAAAAAATTGCTCTCAACCTGAGCGATATTAAAGTTGCGATTCAGGACGAAAAACATATGACGACTAGCTTCCGTCAAGATTATCAGTCTCCCGGCTACAAAGATGTACTAGAAAAAACCCTGTATTGGGAAGAGATTGGCGGCACCTGGTTAATCGTCAATGAGACAGTAGACGGACCACCGAATGCCAAACAATGGTAA
- the hemL gene encoding glutamate-1-semialdehyde 2,1-aminomutase, protein MTNKNENLFLRAQKTTPGGVNSPVRAFRSVGGTPRFIQRAEGAYFWDVEDKRYIDYIGSWGPAIVGHAHPKVVQAVQEAAARGLGFGAPTEGEIEMAEEICKLMPSIEQVRLVSSGTEATMSALRLARGATNRDKIIKFEGCYHGHADSLLVKAGSGLLTLGNPTSAGVPEDFIQHTLVLDYNNSQQLEDCFKAHGKDIACVIVEPVAGNMNLIKATPEFLRTMRRLCTEYGSVLIFDEVMCGFRVALGGAQSLYDIQPDITALGKIIGGGLPVAAFGGRADLMANMAPLGRVYQAGTLSGNPVAVAAGLTTLKLIQEPNFYEQLSSQTNKLVRGLSEAARKAGVTFCADSIGGMFGLYFAQSIPASYTEMMATDSAKFNRFFHLMLDAGVYLAPSAFEAGFVSAQHDDAIIAASIACAEKAFEQLVS, encoded by the coding sequence ATGACCAATAAAAACGAAAACTTATTTCTTCGAGCTCAAAAAACAACACCAGGAGGCGTAAACTCTCCGGTACGCGCATTTCGCTCGGTTGGTGGGACCCCCCGTTTTATTCAGCGCGCTGAGGGTGCATATTTTTGGGACGTTGAAGATAAGCGCTACATCGACTACATAGGCTCTTGGGGGCCGGCGATTGTTGGTCACGCTCACCCTAAAGTTGTTCAGGCAGTACAAGAAGCCGCCGCACGTGGACTTGGTTTCGGAGCGCCAACCGAAGGCGAGATCGAAATGGCAGAAGAAATATGCAAGTTAATGCCATCGATAGAGCAAGTCAGATTGGTTTCCAGTGGCACTGAAGCGACCATGAGTGCCTTAAGGCTTGCGCGAGGCGCGACCAATCGCGACAAGATTATTAAGTTTGAAGGTTGTTATCACGGCCACGCTGACTCGCTATTGGTCAAAGCAGGGAGTGGCTTACTAACACTAGGCAATCCCACTTCGGCAGGTGTTCCGGAAGACTTTATCCAGCACACTTTGGTGCTTGATTACAATAACAGCCAACAGTTGGAAGACTGCTTTAAAGCGCACGGAAAAGACATAGCCTGCGTCATCGTGGAGCCGGTAGCTGGCAATATGAATCTGATCAAAGCCACACCCGAATTTTTACGCACTATGCGTAGACTTTGCACAGAGTACGGCAGCGTATTGATTTTTGATGAAGTCATGTGCGGTTTTAGAGTTGCATTAGGCGGAGCTCAAAGCCTTTACGATATTCAACCTGACATTACGGCACTGGGTAAAATCATAGGCGGTGGTTTGCCTGTTGCTGCTTTTGGTGGGCGCGCAGACCTGATGGCCAACATGGCGCCCTTAGGCCGAGTTTACCAAGCCGGTACTTTATCGGGCAACCCTGTGGCAGTGGCGGCAGGATTGACCACCTTGAAACTGATACAAGAACCGAATTTTTACGAACAACTCTCATCACAAACAAATAAATTAGTACGGGGTTTATCCGAGGCTGCACGCAAGGCTGGCGTCACTTTTTGTGCGGATTCTATAGGCGGGATGTTTGGACTTTATTTCGCTCAGAGCATTCCTGCTTCTTACACAGAAATGATGGCGACCGATAGTGCTAAATTTAATCGTTTCTTCCATTTGATGCTGGATGCTGGCGTATATCTGGCCCCCTCGGCTTTTGAAGCTGGCTTTGTCTCAGCGCAGCATGATGATGCGATTATCGCGGCAAGCATCGCTTGCGCCGAAAAAGCCTTCGAGCAATTGGTATCGTAA
- the thiD gene encoding bifunctional hydroxymethylpyrimidine kinase/phosphomethylpyrimidine kinase produces the protein MQNQTPLLILTFGESDPVAAAGIQADLATFIAMGCHGLPVLTAILIGDTSQVDDVHPLEAELVSDQARTLLEDMEITAIKIGQFGSVENITVIAEIISDYPEMPVVLDPFSSTAQLNEAEEEDCLTAIQELLIPQASLLLISAVELSRLAENWREIDNDDKHKDISSDALHLVASGCEYVLVTGISGTGDEEVNTLFNDTGVVRSDHWKRIPGLYLGAGETLSAGITAALANGLEMSDAVREAQEFTVATLLNAQRIGMGRQMPNRFFWVNDSDPKIPE, from the coding sequence GTGCAAAACCAAACACCCTTACTCATTCTAACATTTGGTGAATCCGATCCTGTTGCCGCGGCAGGCATACAGGCCGACCTTGCAACTTTCATTGCGATGGGTTGTCACGGCTTACCTGTATTGACTGCAATATTGATAGGAGACACCTCTCAGGTCGACGACGTCCATCCGCTTGAGGCAGAACTGGTGAGTGATCAGGCTAGGACACTGCTTGAAGACATGGAAATTACAGCAATCAAAATCGGTCAATTCGGGAGCGTAGAGAATATTACCGTAATTGCCGAAATCATCTCGGATTACCCCGAAATGCCAGTGGTTCTCGATCCATTTAGCTCAACTGCTCAACTTAACGAAGCGGAAGAAGAAGACTGCTTGACAGCGATACAAGAATTACTCATCCCTCAAGCAAGCTTGTTACTTATTTCTGCAGTTGAGCTTTCTAGGCTGGCAGAGAACTGGCGCGAAATCGATAATGACGACAAGCATAAGGATATAAGTTCTGATGCATTGCATCTAGTCGCATCGGGCTGTGAATATGTCCTGGTGACTGGAATCTCGGGCACAGGAGATGAAGAGGTGAATACCCTGTTTAATGATACTGGAGTTGTGCGCAGTGATCATTGGAAGCGCATACCCGGCTTATATCTTGGAGCCGGAGAAACTTTATCAGCAGGGATTACTGCGGCACTCGCAAATGGACTAGAGATGTCCGATGCTGTGCGTGAAGCACAGGAGTTTACGGTGGCAACGCTGCTCAATGCACAACGGATAGGAATGGGTAGGCAGATGCCTAATCGTTTTTTTTGGGTTAACGATAGTGACCCAAAAATCCCCGAATAA
- a CDS encoding rubredoxin — protein sequence MGYKTWMCLICGWIYEEEHGMPEDGIAAGTLWADVPMNWTCPECGARKEDFEMLAI from the coding sequence GTGGGATATAAAACGTGGATGTGCCTGATTTGTGGTTGGATTTATGAGGAGGAGCATGGTATGCCGGAAGACGGTATAGCGGCTGGCACCTTATGGGCCGACGTCCCTATGAATTGGACTTGCCCCGAATGCGGAGCGCGTAAAGAAGACTTCGAAATGCTGGCAATTTAA
- a CDS encoding response regulator — translation MLTGNENLKIMVIDDSSTIRRSAEIFLGQVGYKVILAEDGFDALAKINDTHPDLIFCDILMPRLDGYQTCALIKKSAKFRNTPVIMLSSKDGLFDRARGAMVGSDEYLTKPFTKDSLLKTVRNYTSVQASK, via the coding sequence ATGTTGACAGGTAATGAAAACTTAAAAATCATGGTGATCGATGATAGTAGTACTATCCGTCGATCGGCTGAAATATTTTTAGGGCAAGTGGGGTATAAAGTAATTTTAGCCGAAGACGGTTTTGACGCTTTGGCAAAAATTAATGACACTCATCCAGACCTGATTTTTTGCGACATACTCATGCCTAGACTGGATGGTTATCAAACCTGCGCACTAATTAAGAAAAGTGCGAAATTTCGCAATACACCGGTAATCATGCTGTCATCCAAAGATGGTTTGTTCGATCGGGCGCGTGGGGCAATGGTGGGGTCGGATGAATATTTGACTAAACCGTTTACGAAAGACAGTTTGCTTAAAACGGTTCGTAATTACACCTCAGTGCAAGCATCAAAATAA
- a CDS encoding response regulator transcription factor — protein MTIQKILVVDDSPTERYFLTDILVKNGFSVSTAENGEEALTKIKADKPQLILMDVVMPGQNGFQITRAIARDVETQDIPVIICTSKNQETDRIWGLRQGARDYLVKPIDPQELLAKIAALG, from the coding sequence ATGACTATACAAAAAATTCTAGTGGTCGACGACTCACCGACCGAACGCTATTTCTTGACTGATATTTTGGTCAAGAATGGCTTTTCTGTTTCTACCGCCGAAAATGGCGAAGAGGCCCTGACGAAAATTAAGGCTGACAAGCCACAGTTAATACTGATGGATGTCGTCATGCCAGGCCAAAATGGATTTCAAATCACAAGGGCTATCGCGCGTGATGTTGAGACGCAAGATATTCCGGTCATTATTTGCACTAGTAAAAATCAAGAAACTGATCGTATCTGGGGTTTGCGTCAAGGTGCTCGGGACTATTTGGTGAAGCCTATAGATCCACAAGAGTTGCTGGCCAAAATTGCGGCTCTCGGTTAA
- a CDS encoding chemotaxis protein CheW, which translates to MNQTLRESAATGLKVPKSDPAVRRTRLREFQAQLMDRMQEAQRGTQLRVSQLGIMIGQSRYLLDLREAGEIVSAGHMVKVPLTKDWYLGLSNVRGNLTSVVDLARFDGGQATVLDSSCRVVAFAPTLAFNSGLLVSQVLGLRNSSEMEAEVSADTNAGSTGLEHKPWIVAVHRDQDGKLWSELSLSMLVQNQEFLHVGL; encoded by the coding sequence ATGAACCAAACTTTGCGTGAGTCAGCAGCGACCGGTCTAAAAGTACCCAAATCTGATCCGGCTGTGCGACGTACCCGATTGCGTGAATTCCAGGCTCAGTTGATGGATCGCATGCAGGAAGCTCAACGTGGGACGCAGCTAAGGGTTAGCCAATTAGGAATTATGATAGGTCAATCCCGTTACCTACTTGATTTGCGCGAAGCTGGAGAGATAGTAAGTGCTGGGCATATGGTAAAAGTCCCGCTCACTAAAGATTGGTATCTTGGATTGTCAAATGTCCGAGGTAATTTAACTAGTGTAGTTGATCTGGCTCGATTTGATGGTGGTCAAGCTACTGTCTTGGATTCGTCGTGCCGAGTAGTCGCATTTGCGCCAACTTTGGCGTTTAATAGCGGACTATTAGTTTCTCAGGTTCTCGGTTTGCGGAATTCCAGTGAAATGGAGGCAGAAGTCAGCGCTGATACGAATGCAGGCAGCACGGGGCTTGAGCATAAGCCTTGGATTGTTGCCGTGCATCGTGATCAAGACGGGAAACTTTGGTCTGAACTTAGTTTGTCAATGTTGGTGCAAAATCAAGAATTTTTGCACGTTGGTTTGTAA